The Spodoptera frugiperda isolate SF20-4 chromosome 25, AGI-APGP_CSIRO_Sfru_2.0, whole genome shotgun sequence genome includes the window TATGGATATGAACTTTTTATTTACAAGAAATTAAATTGAGTAATACGTCGTACATATTTTTGAATTAGTCTATTATGTACGTAAGTAGTCGTTCGATAACGATGAACAGTGCCAATtaagaaatcaaaataaacttatcgatattttttaagataGAATTTATTTTGGATACTGctctacaaataaatatatagtttacagcaagttataagtattttttcttatgCGCCTATAGAAATTGTCGTTGCAATTGGTCTTACTACCTAGTTACACACTTAGggagaataatttaaaatatcacaagTGGAATTGGAAAAAAGCGGATTAAACGTAGAAAATGTTCAAGGCAAGCATCTCATTTACGTACCTAATTTTTTGGCGTCATCGCCACTCCTTGGACAGCTGCGTACGCGCATCTCGAGACTGGGGTCCTTTGTAACTTGGCACTAGGTACTTAACCAGTTTGCCTTAGGGATAACGTGGGGATAACTCTGAACTGtggtattacatattatatagaatCCTTTTACTTTTCAACTATTTTTTGGGTATTTTCTAGTAGCTAAATGTTGTTTGTTGTAACTAAAAATTCAATCTAACTGAGCaggtaacataaaaatatctaaaaaaaaaaatatctagtaGTTGGCTTACAAAGTCAAAAGGATTTTtactacctataataaaattactgactgaaaattacaaaaattaaaattctatccTTTCTGTAGTATATAGTTCGGTAgttcttcccaattcccgattccccaacaatccttaagctcctaacccctaaaaggctaggaacacacttgtaacgccattAGTATTtatgtgtccatgggcggcggcgattgcttaccatcagattgTCCGATATTTGCTTTACTATCCCATATAAAAAGTACAGATTTATCAGACTCCTGCGGCTCAGTCTTTGTGAATGTGTAGTCCTTTACCTGGCTTGTACgataagaatttattttccttaataaGTGGTAAATTTTTATGCCAAAATTTTATCTCTATTGGGTTGTAAATATGCAGATGGATTAGTGAAACCGGCCGTAGTTTAACTCCAGACTGCACTTCATCAAGTGCATCATTGGTTTCAATTGTGCATCATTATATAGCAATTGACTTATAAAGATTACTCAACACGTCCTGGATAGAGATCTATCTTCTGTTAAACCTTAGTCCCCTTACAGACGTTGACCCTTGGGtctttaaactaaaattaactgGATGCGGCATTATGTCAGAAacgaaatagttgttccaagattgtttatattgtttCAAGAGATATGTCTTTCTCATGAGAACGAGGAGATATCCCTTCTTTCTTATTTCAGGTTGACCTAAGGTGTAACCATAGTCGTCGCTCCAACCCGGCTATTAACCAGCAGATTGAAGACGTTAGGTAGACTATGACAACCAAATACCTAAGTTCATACTTTTTGATAATTTACTGTCTTTACTTTAATAGTCGGTCTGCCATCGGGTTTATAGAGTGAGACAACAGAAAGTAGGATCTACACCTgtatcctcctcacgccccagccgccgcatacactccgggcgtcggggatgcATCTCCGGCCATAAtatctgcggacggcgagcgtAGTGCCGCCCGGTAGAACCAGAGTTGAACTTGCCACCGCGAAAAACCACCACAGATCTAGAGGCTGATgccttatccggagctgcggacaacgtaaggTTACCTATTTTTGCTCccagagaaggaacggggtggttttttcagtagagtctgacactatagTCATTAGGCGGGagaaattttttatttatcgacttaaaaaaataaataaataaaaaaacacctgtgtttgcgcatacacttgtgcactataatatctcctgcgtagtggggTAGTCTAGTTGAACTTGCCACCACGATAAAAATCAATCTAGAGGTTTTATTTAGTGAGATAACTAGCTATTTTTGTCCCAGAATTACTATtttttaggtacctatagtcattacaatttttaatttattggcttATTAAAATACCACGATTACAAAATACCCACCTAAATGATTAAGTGTGTATTTTGAACTACCTAGGCAGCTACCTTTTCCAGAACGGTGTAGATTATTTGTAATATCTTTGCAAATTAGTTGCAAATATGTATTGTGGTGTGCACAATGAAAGCTATTCTGTATATTAAAGACCACATTTTAAGACATTACAAGAGTGTATGTTAAGTGTTTAACAtttaataagtaagtacctacccaAGTGTGATTATTATGTGTAGGATCAGATTAATATTTGACTAATGGAAAATGAAAcaccaattattattacatttttattaatttttatgacaTCAAAAAGCCGGGACAGGGTGGCACCACAATAAGCTTTAAAATAATAGGTATCTTAATTTTAACACACTTTATCTTGAATGTTTCTATTGCAGCAACTTCAACTCCAAGGATATATTATGATGTACTTCGGTTTCTTCGTGTCTGTTTTTCTACTTCTTCTAAAGTTTCGTTGATGATAAGTCTTTCTAGTGCTGTTCATAAGTGAGTTAGGGAAATTTTGATCAGGTATCCCTGATTTGGTGTTGCAATGGCCAACAAACATCTCTTTTATTCAAAAGTTTAACAGTAAGAACATCACATAATTAGCACAAAACAGTAATTCGCGGTGGATCGCAAATAATTTCGCTTGGCGGGTTTACAAGTTATAAATATTCTCGAACATACTATGTATAAATTCGACAGCTCCAGGATCGCCGCTCGGGTTGTTCTCTTCGTACTTCACCATTGTGGCTCTTAGCCTCTCTAGAATAGGTTTCAAGTCTGACTCATTAGGGTCCTTCCCTATAAGAAGTAAGGTAAGCCAATTTGCCACATTATACTTATAGAGCATTTGAAAATTTCTGACTGGGTTAACTTGCCATTCgccactattgtaatcttcaaataaGTCGGCCCGAAGCGCCTCCGTCATCCTCCTTAAAGCTTCCCGTCGTCTCGCGTCCATTTTGGTCTTCATGAGTATGAATGTGTACTAAATGGAACACAACTGTGGGGGTAGCACAGACACAGGTGCTCAGGTACGTCCGCACAATACCGCTGCgcgaattattttaaaatgaccgCACTGGCCGGCTCTAAATTTTAGTGTGACCAGTAAAATTGTCAAAATTCTACTAATACAGCTGGTTAGTAGAAATTACGGTAGAATTTTACTACGGTAGAAAATTTAACTACATGTGTTTTCAAATTAGGTCTCTTTTGTTATcgtaatacctatatattttgtcaatataattttgtatttggtTTATAGGGACAAGTTTGTACAGGTTCGTACCTTACCAGTCAAATAAAACGGTgttgcttaaaaaaaatcaacaccTAACATATCTTATTTACGAATCTTGTCCAATCAAGaaatttcaaactaaaaataaataaattaagcatgtttttattttaaaaaatctaccaGTTCGGTAACAATGTAATTCTACTCAAACGTCAGATCGTTGAAAGCTGTCACTGAGGACAGAACTTCCTATGAGTGAGTGAGTAGGCATAACTTTGCACCTTAACGAGTAAGTGAGATGCAAGTTGACGTGGGATGAGACCTTACCCTACCTATTTGTAGTTTGTAACTAATTTCCTGTTCCggtagattttaaattttgttctatctattcaaattaaatacagtcatattttttatgttacaaaacTGACAGTACAGGAGTTAAAAtgtatttgattgtttgtttgtttgattgaaagACTATTTACATACTTAATATCATTAAGTTTTGAACGTTGATTTGGTACCTATTTCTTGTAAGCTACATTTGTTTTCAATTCGTAATCTCTAGGtgaagtattttatgtaaaaaaccaTCATATTATATAGGCTTGTAGTCCTTATAGGTCCATTTAGATCAACCATCTAATCTaagtaaaaaatctaatatctaTTCGTAAAAATGAAGATACCGCATTACTGTCTGTTATTGTCTCAAagacattattaaaaacattcacAATAGAGTTTAACCCCCCAGAAGGAACTTGTAGGTAGCTTGATTTGTGGCCATGGGTAACACTGATTGCTtgacatcaggtgatccgtactCGTTTATTCCtctattttatagaaaaaatggAAAGCCTACTTACGCTGTCAGACAATCGGTGGCATCGGGCAAAAGTTAAGTATCTGGTGggataaaaattgtattataaggaactagcttctgtcagcggcttcgtccgTTTCAGCAGGATAAAAAGGACCATCAGTACAGAAAggatgtgttattccaaaccataccTAATCTAACTCTTCTTATAGGTTCTAATAGGTTCTGAAGATCCTTTCaatcattttgacgtgattgagtaataaacatacagacAATCTCACTAACTTTCGTATTTAAATACGTTAGGTATAATGTTAGTAAGAAGTAAGTACCAGAAGTTTTAATCATAAGACGGCCTACAACGTGCTTAAATgtccttttaaaaaaagttgcatcgttttttaataaagtgtaacTTTATTTCGGAATAAATTGatcagataaaatattatacttaagttATTAATGGTTTGTTGAAActgtacatataaaatatagtttagaGATGACTAAATAAATATGGGTGCTTCTGTAGTTGCTGCCTGTAGGCTTCAGATGACGATGCACTCATGGGGGAAGACCATTCCGCGCATTGGTACAATTGGGCAAGCTGCAAAAAGAAAGATATTCATATAATTAGGACaggtaattttaaatataaaatttgagGAAATGGGTCCAGAGTAGTGCAGGTTTCCATGTGATGGTTTGGTATACAAAAATGCAGGACAGAAGTTTCTTCAAAAGGTTTTCAGGCAGTGGACTGGCTGTTATAAATTAGAGCAGTATAAGTCCATCAGACATATTTCAAAAAAGAACGCAAGCCCCCATTTATTCCaaagctacggactgcctagcggtagcgagttaccggggctccggcttgaagcagctcgaaaagcaggagtagtaacggggtggtttttaaggcggtaagcgtctgacactccctctcgccttgcccaaggcaggagaagccaaTGCATTATTTCTCCTTGTGGTGGTTTACTAGAATAGATAAGTTTGCCATTGCCAAAGACCATTCTTTTGATAagcaaacattttatatttctaaatttGTCTTAACTAAACCGTGTGAATGATTTTCTCATGCGTAAAATTTCGGTTTTTGGGCTGAAAACCCAATATTGCTTTACAGAtaatacaacaattttatttcttagaattaCCCCGACTACTAGTTAAAGGACGACtcataaattgtatttaaaagacgattttaagaaaaaagtacATGACGTAAGTAATTCTAATTTCTTTCTTGGGCTTCTTTAAGGGCTtgtcctttttttgaggggggtaagtcatccaatgacttctctcgccttgggcgaggcgagaaggagtgacagactcttaacgactaaaaaccaccccattcctacttcctacttttcgaaccggagccccggtaaacccgctaggtagtccgcagctccggatcaggcatcagccctactgggccccatctgtggtggtctattGGCTTTTTGAGgtgcgcgcagaacgcgacgcgccgtacgcacgggtctggttcttgTTGGgcagctacccttgctcgccgtcctcAGACTCGCagttacggtggccggagaacGTCGCGCGATCTTCGACGCCTGgggtgtctctcgcgacggctggggcttgacgaggttcgttccctcactcgccccgcctcctccttagctagcatgactgtttcgcagaaggaggagacggcatcccagtccctctcgctccgcaccatggcttgtaccaatgccggacgcgagaggtcaccgtcaccgatcacttccctgaggacacggcggtgctcagtccacgcagggcagaccgccaCAGTATGCTCCATCGTATCCTCCGTGCGATACTCGCAGTGATGatacccgggcgtttcctcccgccctatcagaaacaggaacctaccaaagctcccatgtccggtagcacctgtgtcaggcggtaggtaAGGACACCGTAGTGTCTGTCAAGCCACTCGACTCCTcgaagaggggacttaccgctgcaatgacagcgagcctagctctcggttgcgacagtcgttgctgccattccaccatgagatcacgccggagctcgtcccgccacgcactaatctggcgcggcaacGGAGTTTCGCCCCAGCGACGCGCGTCCGTGCGCAatctaaagacgcgcgcgagcacttttGCCTCCAGATCCCATGGCGGCAATCCGGCAAGAAGATTAGCTGCCTCTCcagagatcgtgcgatatccacggatcacccgaatggccatgaccctctgggacgtgagcagcgcccgagctggccgccgcatcaggttcggcgcccacacaggggcgccgtagagggcaatggaccgcacgatccctacgtacaacctccggcaggaggcatttggccccccgaggttgggcaggggCCGCTTAAGCGCAACAAGGGCTTGTCCCTAATAACTTTCATACACAACATTTACCTgcctttcaaaaaaataatctgTAATATATAAAggataaagtattttattgcaTGAAGCAATGATCTACAAGAaacttcttcttttttttaatctttggaCTCATATTTATTAAGTACATGTCAAAGATAGTTTTGAGAACGCACATGGTTTACTAAACGGCTAGTTGTTATGTAAAACGGTAGATTTTACAACCCTCCTGCGCATCCTGCAGTAAtctaacgcacttgtaacgcctctggtgtttcaaatggcgtcggcgattgcttaccatcaggtgataataTGTCTTAGCAGACGTATAACAGATTTGTAACGtttcgtgttccataaaaaaatttacCAAACAAactcaaattaaaagaaaaatacccTTCTCGCAGCGTTGCCCGTAGAAACCGGTACCTTCACATTTGCAAGTGAAACCTGGATCTTGAATAGTTTGTATACAATTTCCCCTCAAACATGGTAGGCGACTGCAAATATTTGAACTCCTTTCTGAAAATATAGAACGAAAAATATGTATAGAACAAACTGGATAATAagtgaaataatataatttttcacaTATGTATTCATGTATATGTAACTTGGAAAATTGTGAGGTATTTTAAGTGGGTAGTGAGGTGGATGATTTTGGTAATTTTCGGTTAGAGGTACTGGTACTACAGCTAACCAATCGCAGTTAAGTCAAAATGTGTCTTTTCACATAGAAGAATAGTAAAGTATGtataagaataataatgaaACCATAACTAATTTGGGATACGCAAAAACATAATGGCGAGTGACGTTTGGAGCGTGGAAGACTATGGGGACTCCCATAGTCCTCCATGTGAACGAGGGATGAACGTGTTCTAGCTGAAGTAGATAATGATGTTGgatttgggacggctcggctaaatactaGCTCGATGCGCTCGAATACATAGAAAGGCGTgtcaagaagctcatcaatgatgatgcgcttgtggaggcccggcttcaaagccttgaacacaggcgcaaggtcgcaatcttttccgttttttaccggatacatttcggagagtgtgcgggggaattgcacaacttgattccccctagtcctttccatcatcgaaccacaagacaatcggcgaggcgtcaccgtttcatggtggatatcccacccactcgcacgaagcgcttcacttCAAGCTTCCTTTTGTGAACTGCTAggaagtggaactccttgccggagtctgtgcttcctgatgagtataacttgggtgtcttcaaagcccgagtgaataggttgcctATGGGTacacgtgctccatcgtaggccgcatcatcacttaccatcaggtgagatagcggccaaacgtcggccgatttaacataaaaaaaaattgagggtAAAAAGAAGCATTGAACGTGAGCTCTTACCTCTCAAGGCGTTGAGGCATGCCCTCCGTGTCCTGTAGATGTACTCTGTCCTGCATCCGTACCCACACGTGCATGATGCGCCATAGATCTTGCATCCATTGTGAGTCTGGTCTGGTTCACAGGCCCATACTGCCACTGGAAATTATAGTTAAGACTTCAATTAGTATAGGCATTGTCAGTATACTTTATGATTGCCAGGTGGCAGGTGGCATTGGAGATTAGAGTATAAAAAAGGTTCAggtatcattaaaaataataaagtggtGGCGAAAATCTTATTCTTCTTTACCATCGCCTTTTGTGAACCATAGGGGTGAGCAGACCTTTTTTGTTTGATGACGatggaaaccttcaaaaggcacctagctttttggggagaaagactcgggagtgtgggatttttacttcactaaaactACCCAGGTGGCAACCCTCAGCACCGTTAAGGGGCACCGAGACCTCTAGCAGACCTATTGGATGAAACTAAAATTGTTCACTAATTGTGTAGTAAGTTGGAAAAATATCCAGATTTTGGTATTCTTCTAGACACAGATGTGAAGTGCCAGTTTAGTAAAAAGCTGTTTACAGTTTTGTGCGGAAATATGATAAACATTAAGcttaactttataattatatttcaggTCGTACAGGTTAGGTCATCTGATTATCgtcatgtaaatattattaaattggtATTTACTCGTTCGCTCACCCGATTATACTACTAGTATTTTTGTGTTTCGTTTGGTTTTATAAACAGGTAATGTAGTTCTTTATAAATCGACGGCCCCTACGTAAACTATCGAAACTACAAAAaagccattttcattttattgcactAATAGTATGTGGAGATAAagatctattattatatatataaattatgttccaaTTGTATACCTACAACTATTTTTCAATCGAACAGAATCGTAACTGCATAAAATGAACACATTAAAACATCGAACCTGCCGTTTTCGATGATATACGCGGTCAGCGCTGCGCGAGCGAGACACGAAACTGCCTGTTTCGTCAGTGTTCCTCGAAATGTGAGTGAGGACGCACGTGTATTTTGAGGTTAGGATtacgttagtttttttttacttttaattcaaaatgaataGGAGAAGTATAcacatggtaaatataatatactatcgAAAGTGGTAGATTCGATACTGTTCTAGTACAAAGAGCAAATTTGTACTGTCGAATCTACCACATTCGATAGTATTCCTTGGTATTTGTACTGAGCAATTTATCGAAAGTGACACATTCGATACTTTTCTCTGCTATGAACACATCGAATGTACCACTTTCGATACTTTACTACGGCAAAGTAATAGATTGTCCTACAATTTcgatagatataatatttttgtcttggATTTTCAGCATCTCCTGTGCGATGTCAATTCACCGACGAAGagtggaaatatttaaatgatatttacaaagaaactgATGCGGTTGACGGGGATTTTCTGTATAACGATTCTGAAATCGTTCCATCTCCTAAATCTGTCCAAGATTTTTATTGTCCAACAAACCaaacctttttttacatttgatgggtagacgtttggccgctatctcacctgatggtaagtgatgatgcggcctacggtggagcacgtctgcccataagcaacctattcactcgggccttgaagacacccaggttatacccatcaggaaacacagactccggcaaggagttccactccctagcagttcgcacaaggaagcttgaagcgaagcgcttcgtgcgagtgggtgggatatctaccatgaagcggtgacgcctcgccgattgttttgtggttcgatgatgaaaaggactagggggaatcaagttgtgcaattcccccgcacactctccgaaatgtatccggtaataaacggaaaggcttgcaaccttacgcctgtgttcgaggctttgaagccgggcctccacaagcgcatcattgttgatgagcttcttggcacgcctttcgatTTGTTCTGGTGCATCGAGCTGGTATTTaaccgagccgtcccaaaggtgagaacagtactccacacaagaccgaacctgcgcttggtacaggctcagtagcTGTTCCGATGTGAAATACCGTCTCACCCTCCAGAGGAtgcccaacttcctaccagccagatgcgccttcgactttatacaacgtgtaacaaaaagggggtatacatatcaattgcacggtttctagataacataacaaacgatacgggaagggttttttaaactcatgttttcatggtaccatgttatgaattttttccaatcgcgccgacgcgcgaatcaaaattaggtagacaggtactaggtgatcagattgacagaaaaaatgtttcgtaatattagcgagtgattcCTGCagggttgtgacacgtttgtatgatttgaaatcaagaactatgcgataccaagtatttgatactaattttttttaaacatatttttt containing:
- the LOC118263154 gene encoding cubilin translates to MRPSTALLIAVFSCIQLAVWACEPDQTHNGCKIYGASCTCGYGCRTEYIYRTRRACLNALRERSSNICSRLPCLRGNCIQTIQDPGFTCKCEGTGFYGQRCEKACPIVPMRGMVFPHECIVI